From Micropterus dolomieu isolate WLL.071019.BEF.003 ecotype Adirondacks linkage group LG06, ASM2129224v1, whole genome shotgun sequence:
tgACACTTCAGTAAAATTCTACCACAGAGCAAGTGTGTGCAGCCCTCTTTTAAATTATATAACTGAAATTAGTATAAATAGTTCATACACTTTAGGTTTGAGTTCAGAAAGCAAGTTAATATAAAGAAGACTGACATTTTAATCAGTATCATAATCCAATGGGCAAAAATGAAGCGTTGAAGAAGCACTGGAAAGTAGCACATGAAAACCCAACCAATTTCGTAAATGTCCCTTTGAAAAAACACACGTGCAAGTTCTTAATAGCTCCTTATTTTGATATGAACGTGTGAAACAACACTTTTTTCCTGTCATCTTAAAAGAAGAGCTTTTATGGCTTGCTTACAAAGTGtcctgttaaaaaaaacaactttgatCTCTTAAATGTTTATTACAGTGAGTTTTTTTCCAGTGTCAATCTGTCTTTTGCTCCTGCGtaattgtgtgtaaaaatcaaAGTGACCATATGGCACAGTGAGCCATTTTTGAGTTTCCTTGGAAAGAATAAAGTTGGCTTcgagaaataaatgaaaaataaccaAGTTTAAAGAATAATGGGGTTGCTTATTGTGCTCATGGTTAATAATTATGCATTTTCTAATTCATAGATGTTTCTGTATCTGAAGTGGAATGGTAAGGGTAAACCATGTAACGAAATTAAAAGTGTCCAGTGTAAAAACCATTACCAGTAAAATGCATTGTGCCTTTTTTGTTGGAGTGGGGTGGGGGATTTACATTTAAGCTATAACTAGAACGAttaattagattagattcaactttatttgtAATTATGTTGTTATTATGTTAAACTGCTGTAGATTTTATAAAGATAAATCACCGGCTGGAAGTCTTTTAGCACCTCTTCAGCTTATTACATTGCAGGGGATCAGTCCAGCTGGAGTTCttttataaaatcaaattttgGTGATAATCCAGCTTTAACTCGATAAGCAGTTATGTAAATCTGGCAACGTGTAGCCAGCGACACCCGTCTCTTTATCGAAGTAATTGGTTTCCACCTAAGACACTGTGCCCATTATTCTAAATTAATGGATTCATTCAGGCGCAGTAGACCTCCCATGGTGAGTCAACCACTTCTTCAAGAGATCATCTCCAAGGTTGTTCTGAACATATTCTTGACAttcctccactccatttatcagaaaaaaaaatattctacaCAAACAAAGTCACTCGTGGATAAGTACCAAGCTTTTTCAAAGGCTAGATTTAGTTTATTAGAGCCTTTATTGCCAGACATGGGGACAATGGGCTTGACTAAAATCTACAATCGGGCTCACACCTTGTTAACGCCGCCATTAGTCTCCCTTTACATTCGCTGATTGGTGATTTACATTTGCGACCAAATAGCATTTTTACTGCTGTTTGCCAAGGCTTTGAGGGCACTGAAGAGTGAACGGGAGCCTTTGTACATAAAAAGTCGAGCTTCAAGGACCCTGCAGTCACTCCAACTTCAAGTTGCTGGCCATTTGACTGGCTCAGGACACCCGGGATCTATCTGCTCAAGCTTGGAGATGTTGATGTTTGTGATCAGCTTTGCCACTTTAGTGTGCGCCGCCGCTGCACGGCCTTCACTTCATTTCACCGCCGAGAACGAGTCAAAGGAAGTCCGTTCAGCTGCCATCAAGAGACTTTTGGAGGTTTTTGGGATGGAGGACCCTCCTGCTATCCATGGGCACAAGCAGCCACCACAGTACATGCTTGATCTGTACAACACGGTTGCTGATGTGGACGGTGTGACTAAGGACCCGTATCTTCTGGAGGGGAATACTGTGCGCAGCTTTTTTGACAAATGTAAGATCAGATTTGTGCGTGCTTATTGGTACTGGCTACTTTAGAGGATGAAATATAGTGGGATTTGTTTTGGTCTCTAATTACATAATTTTCATTGCAGTGCGCAGTGAACAGGTGGAGTTCAGGTTCAACTTGTCCACGGTTGCCAGAACTGAGAAGATTCTCACTGCAGAGCTCCATCTTTTCAAGCTGCGACCTCAGGCAACACTGACATTCCACAGACATCATTTCTGCCAGGTATGtacctttaaataaaataatggtaACTGAACAATTTAAGGAAATAGGCTACAGTGAATCCTCCCAAATGCACCTCTCCTGGACTGTAACCTCCATCTCTCCTGTTTCATTCAGGTTAGTGTTTATCAGCTGCTTGACACAAGCAAAACCAACAATACACAAGAGAAGAAGTTGCTGTCTTCTCGCCTCATCCCAGTTCACTCTACTGGTTGGGAAGTCTTCACCATTACACAAGCAGTAAGCATTCCCTTCTCTTTAAGGCCTGCGTTTACTTCTGTAGTTGAATTCTGTGTTTGAATTGTGAACTTCTTCATGAAGGTCCGCTCTTGGATGGTAGATGAAGGCAGTAACCTGGGGCTCCATGTGGTGGTTCGGACCCTGGGAGGAAGTCAGATGGATATGAAACTGATCCGTTTTGCTTCAGGGCGCAACCACCACCAGAGCAAACAGCCCATGTTGGTCCTCTTCACTGACGATGGCCGCCGCTCTGCTACTCTTGAAGGCACAGGTGAGCCTTGTTTCAAGCTTGAATGTTATTTGATCGATCAGGTTATGCCCAGTGATGGTAAGAATACACAGTTCAGGTATTTTTGTGGTCTTACTGCTGATGAGCAGGGGGGGTAGATAAGAGCTAGGGGAAGCCCTGGGCCCTCTTATGACTGTTATTGATCTATGACAAGAATGTCTGTGTGGCCATCAACAACCAGAACAGATCTCTGTACTTTACAAAGTAAAGAAGTATCTGACATCCAATGCTAATTGGCTACCAAAGCCATACTTTCATCAGATGtctgatgtaaaaaaaaaaaaaactgcctgGTGAGGGAGTTGATGTTTTTAAATCATCTAGCCAACCTGTTATCCTACTGCAGAAACAACCAAaccatttttcaaaataaggtgcaACGTGGGaagaaagacaaaataacaggaaaAATTTGAACCCCAGATGGTATTTTAACTTTAGAG
This genomic window contains:
- the LOC123973023 gene encoding anti-dorsalizing morphogenic protein; its protein translation is MLMFVISFATLVCAAAARPSLHFTAENESKEVRSAAIKRLLEVFGMEDPPAIHGHKQPPQYMLDLYNTVADVDGVTKDPYLLEGNTVRSFFDKLRSEQVEFRFNLSTVARTEKILTAELHLFKLRPQATLTFHRHHFCQVSVYQLLDTSKTNNTQEKKLLSSRLIPVHSTGWEVFTITQAVRSWMVDEGSNLGLHVVVRTLGGSQMDMKLIRFASGRNHHQSKQPMLVLFTDDGRRSATLEGTGEPYPNDATITSSLPQASISGPSSRSARSLDSGEEGVSLPCQRLPLYVDFEEIGWSGWIVSPKGYNAYHCKGSCPFPLGQNMRPTNHATVQSIINALKLIKGIQTPCCIPDKLFSINLLYFDDDENVVLKQYNDMVAGSCGCH